A DNA window from Bradyrhizobium barranii subsp. barranii contains the following coding sequences:
- the pstS gene encoding phosphate ABC transporter substrate-binding protein PstS — translation MMKHLTLPVLFTALLVATQSLAAETKGAGSTFVSPVMAKWIDAYKTKTGNTVSYQAVGSSIGVGLIKKEAVDFGASDMPLDPKELDRLGMMQFPIVIGGVVPVVNIDGVKPGQIRFTGQMLADIYLGKLKSWNDPAIRAITPDIRLPNTAITVVHRIDGSGTTFNWSNYLSKVSPQWKTSVGEGTSVEWPLGLGGKGNDGVASLVSLVPGAIGYLEYTYALQRLDRISFGVVQNSAGNFVVPDAASFQAAASSADWKAEKDFHLVLTNAPGEDAYPITATTFVLMPKAPKSEERSAAAIDFIRWSLKNGKAQAETLNYVPLPPALVDQIERYWQQSIETNPTVSASANVKR, via the coding sequence ATGATGAAGCATCTCACTCTCCCCGTCCTCTTCACCGCTCTGCTCGTCGCCACGCAAAGCCTGGCGGCCGAGACCAAGGGAGCCGGCTCAACCTTCGTTTCGCCCGTGATGGCGAAATGGATCGACGCATACAAGACGAAGACCGGTAACACCGTCAGCTATCAAGCGGTCGGCTCCAGCATCGGCGTCGGCCTGATCAAAAAAGAGGCCGTCGACTTCGGCGCAAGCGACATGCCGCTTGATCCCAAGGAACTGGACAGGCTCGGCATGATGCAATTCCCGATCGTGATCGGGGGCGTCGTGCCGGTCGTCAATATCGATGGAGTCAAACCCGGCCAGATCCGCTTCACCGGCCAGATGCTCGCCGACATCTATCTCGGCAAGCTGAAATCATGGAACGATCCGGCCATTCGCGCGATCACCCCCGACATCAGGCTGCCGAACACTGCGATCACGGTGGTTCATCGCATCGACGGATCCGGCACGACGTTCAACTGGTCGAACTACCTCTCGAAGGTCAGCCCGCAGTGGAAGACGAGCGTGGGCGAAGGCACCTCGGTCGAGTGGCCGCTTGGGCTAGGCGGCAAGGGCAATGACGGCGTCGCCTCGCTCGTCAGCCTCGTTCCCGGCGCGATCGGCTATCTCGAATACACTTACGCGCTGCAACGGCTAGATAGAATCTCATTTGGCGTCGTGCAGAACAGCGCCGGAAATTTCGTCGTCCCCGACGCCGCATCGTTCCAGGCAGCGGCCTCGAGTGCGGACTGGAAGGCGGAGAAGGATTTCCACCTCGTGCTCACCAACGCGCCCGGCGAAGACGCCTACCCGATCACGGCCACGACGTTCGTGCTGATGCCGAAGGCGCCGAAATCCGAGGAACGATCGGCAGCGGCCATCGACTTCATCCGCTGGTCACTGAAGAACGGAAAGGCCCAGGCCGAGACGCTGAACTACGTTCCGCTTCCGCCTGCCCTGGTCGACCAGATCGAACGCTATTGGCAGCAGAGCATCGAGACAAACCCCACGGTCTCGGCCTCGGCTAACGTCAAGCGCTGA
- the arsC gene encoding arsenate reductase (glutaredoxin) (This arsenate reductase requires both glutathione and glutaredoxin to convert arsenate to arsenite, after which the efflux transporter formed by ArsA and ArsB can extrude the arsenite from the cell, providing resistance.), whose amino-acid sequence MDVIIYHNPDCGTSRSALATIRSAGIEPHAVEYLKTPPSRTLLQQLARMGISVREAVCEKAAPDTELGLDNPALTDDQRLEAMMVHPILINRPIVVTPNDVRLCRPSDLVLDLLPAQQRPAG is encoded by the coding sequence ATGGACGTGATCATCTACCACAATCCCGATTGCGGCACGTCGCGCAGCGCGCTTGCCACAATCAGGAGTGCCGGCATCGAGCCGCACGCGGTCGAATATTTGAAGACGCCACCTTCGCGTACCTTGTTGCAGCAGCTCGCGCGCATGGGGATTTCGGTGCGCGAGGCGGTCTGCGAAAAGGCGGCGCCCGATACGGAGCTCGGGCTCGACAACCCCGCACTGACGGATGACCAGCGGCTCGAAGCGATGATGGTACATCCGATCCTGATCAACAGGCCGATCGTGGTGACCCCGAACGACGTCAGGCTTTGCCGCCCTTCGGATCTGGTGCTTGATCTCCTGCCGGCGCAACAGCGTCCGGCCGGATGA
- a CDS encoding ABC transporter permease — protein MNDFARSIGAALTLIGEADAELLGIVALSVRVSLTAGIVALLIGAPFGALLAITRFRGRQVVIVLTNALLGLPPVVVGLALYLLLSRSGPLGAAGLLFTPTAMVIAQTLLATPIVVALVHRPASLLWAEYGDLARIDGLSTLRSIGLLFALGRTSLLTAFLAAFGRAIAEVGAIIIVGGNIRGFTRTMTTAIALETSKGDLPLALGLGLILLALSVAVSTVAFLLVGRVGEK, from the coding sequence ATGAACGATTTCGCGCGATCTATCGGCGCCGCGCTCACGCTGATCGGCGAGGCCGACGCCGAGCTGCTCGGCATCGTCGCTTTGTCGGTTCGTGTCAGCCTGACCGCCGGCATCGTCGCGCTGCTGATCGGCGCGCCCTTCGGGGCCCTGCTCGCGATCACCCGATTCCGCGGGCGGCAGGTCGTCATCGTGCTGACCAATGCGCTGCTCGGCCTTCCGCCGGTCGTGGTCGGGCTTGCGCTCTATCTTCTGCTGTCGCGGTCCGGCCCGCTTGGGGCAGCCGGACTGCTGTTCACGCCGACCGCCATGGTGATCGCGCAGACCCTGCTCGCGACCCCGATCGTGGTCGCGCTGGTGCACCGGCCGGCGAGCCTGCTCTGGGCGGAGTATGGCGACCTCGCGCGGATCGACGGACTATCGACGCTGCGCAGCATCGGCTTGCTGTTCGCGCTCGGCCGGACGTCGCTGCTGACGGCCTTTCTCGCGGCGTTCGGACGCGCGATCGCCGAGGTCGGCGCCATCATCATCGTCGGTGGCAACATCCGCGGCTTCACGCGCACGATGACGACGGCGATCGCACTGGAGACCAGCAAGGGCGACCTGCCGCTGGCACTCGGGCTCGGGCTGATCCTGCTCGCGCTGAGCGTGGCGGTGTCGACCGTCGCCTTCCTGCTAGTGGGACGCGTTGGGGAAAAATAG
- a CDS encoding extracellular solute-binding protein, with translation MRKLAAIAAVLVWSTCAFAQDRTITVASTTSTEQSGLFGYLLPLFSKAEGIEVKVVAVGTGQALDIGRRGDADVVFVHDRPAEDKFMSEGQGVKRFDVMYNDFIIVGPKSDPAKIAGGKDVTDALRKIAAAKVPFISRGDKSGTHAAELRLWKEAGVDIGAGKDSWYREIGQGMGPALNMASSSNAYVLSDRGTWLSFKNRGELAVLTEGDKRLFNQYGVMLVNPATHANVKAKEGQAFIDWLVSPKGQDAIAGYKVGGEQLFFPNASH, from the coding sequence ATGAGAAAGCTTGCCGCCATCGCAGCGGTTCTGGTCTGGTCGACATGCGCATTCGCGCAAGATCGCACCATCACCGTGGCCTCGACGACGTCGACGGAGCAGTCGGGCCTGTTCGGTTACCTGCTGCCGCTGTTCTCGAAGGCGGAGGGCATCGAGGTGAAGGTCGTGGCCGTCGGCACCGGCCAGGCGCTCGACATCGGGCGGCGCGGCGATGCCGACGTGGTGTTCGTGCATGACAGGCCGGCCGAGGACAAGTTCATGTCCGAGGGGCAGGGCGTGAAGCGCTTCGATGTCATGTACAATGACTTCATCATTGTCGGTCCGAAGAGCGATCCCGCAAAGATCGCCGGCGGCAAGGACGTCACGGATGCGCTGCGCAAGATCGCGGCGGCGAAGGTGCCATTCATCTCGCGCGGCGACAAGTCCGGTACGCATGCGGCCGAGCTGAGATTGTGGAAGGAGGCGGGCGTCGATATCGGCGCCGGCAAGGACAGCTGGTATCGCGAGATCGGCCAGGGCATGGGTCCGGCGCTGAACATGGCCTCGTCGTCGAACGCCTATGTTCTGTCGGACCGCGGCACCTGGCTGTCGTTCAAGAACCGGGGCGAGCTTGCCGTCCTGACCGAGGGCGACAAGCGGCTGTTCAACCAGTATGGCGTCATGCTGGTGAATCCGGCGACGCATGCGAATGTGAAGGCGAAGGAGGGACAGGCCTTCATCGACTGGCTGGTCTCGCCGAAGGGGCAGGATGCGATCGCCGGCTACAAGGTCGGCGGCGAGCAGCTATTTTTCCCCAACGCGTCCCACTAG